A single genomic interval of Myxosarcina sp. GI1 harbors:
- a CDS encoding glycosyltransferase family 8 protein, whose protein sequence is MQTVVLVCAADNNYAIPLAATICSVLKNLEDSRKLELFIIDGGIEENNRIKITKSLSSSQAKLQWLKPLNNILDKIDNPKFYYSKAIYYRLFIPELLSPYKKAIYLDSDVIVNEDIGKLWNIDMENKSILAVRDLFPSPHLSSGFTKFLNQTDSKIEKTFNSGVLVMDLEKWRKDKVAVETMEYVSKWNLHTDQEGLNIVFRNKWKEIDPRWNRTSGIYEYNSWENSPFSKEEFNKLLNEPYIIHFTSAAKPWNSINSCLDRTLFYRYLDMSAWSGWRFTQWKRLIQKLKRVKIKYMSKLHK, encoded by the coding sequence ATGCAAACAGTAGTACTAGTTTGTGCCGCAGATAATAACTATGCTATTCCTCTAGCTGCTACAATCTGCTCTGTACTAAAAAACCTAGAAGATAGTAGAAAGCTAGAATTGTTTATTATTGACGGTGGAATTGAAGAAAACAATAGAATTAAAATAACAAAATCCTTAAGTTCAAGCCAAGCAAAACTTCAATGGTTAAAGCCTTTGAATAATATATTAGATAAAATTGATAATCCAAAATTTTATTACTCAAAAGCAATTTATTATAGATTATTTATTCCTGAGTTACTATCACCTTACAAAAAAGCAATATATTTAGATTCTGATGTGATTGTTAATGAAGACATTGGCAAGTTGTGGAATATTGATATGGAAAATAAAAGTATTTTGGCAGTAAGAGATTTGTTTCCTTCTCCACATTTATCTTCTGGATTTACAAAATTTCTAAATCAAACAGACTCTAAAATTGAAAAAACGTTTAACTCTGGTGTTTTAGTTATGGATTTAGAAAAGTGGCGGAAAGACAAAGTTGCTGTGGAGACAATGGAGTATGTCTCTAAATGGAATTTACATACAGATCAAGAAGGATTAAATATAGTTTTTCGAAATAAATGGAAAGAAATCGATCCTAGATGGAATCGAACTAGTGGTATTTATGAATATAATTCTTGGGAAAATAGTCCATTTTCTAAAGAGGAATTTAATAAGCTACTAAATGAACCTTATATCATTCATTTTACTTCGGCTGCCAAACCATGGAATAGTATTAATAGTTGTCTCGATCGCACTTTATTTTACCGCTATTTAGATATGTCTGCTTGGTCGGGTTGGCGTTTTACTCAATGGAAAAGGTTAATTCAAAAATTAAAGCGAGTTAAAATCAAATATATGTCAAAACTGCACAAATAA
- a CDS encoding glycosyltransferase has protein sequence MLTARLKETRQSKRSPAHKIDKAFTTLMPPVYFYIPLEDWPSYKIPQFKKAVDVSSYLQNVCIVPTCVGTIYSWILQTYLWLKINDFPCKLTGVLPSKGIVITYWQSIPIDFKPSPKLLVVSVLADGVYPHPYTQLRVVQNPQQSLFFSNSYYIPHWPQPGMIPRSPSRADRFENIGFFGAISNLSPELKSLSWQSQLEKLGLKWSIVKPNYWNDYSNIDAVLAVRDFEKRDYFQKPATKLFNAWHSGVPAILGCESAFQAERKSDLDYIEVSSADEVIAALKRLRDDANLRQEMIENGRLRAQETSIKSLTARWRDFITQVALPAYEDWCSASYLNQQSLFIQRFLAKKIDGIDHRFKKIFTAARDC, from the coding sequence TTGTTAACCGCTCGTCTTAAAGAAACAAGACAAAGTAAAAGATCGCCAGCACACAAGATAGATAAAGCTTTTACTACACTTATGCCACCAGTTTACTTTTATATTCCTCTAGAAGATTGGCCTAGTTATAAAATTCCGCAATTCAAGAAAGCAGTGGATGTCAGTTCCTATCTTCAGAATGTGTGCATTGTTCCGACTTGCGTTGGCACTATCTACAGTTGGATTTTACAAACATACCTTTGGCTCAAGATAAATGATTTTCCCTGCAAACTTACAGGAGTTCTACCCTCTAAAGGTATTGTTATTACATACTGGCAGTCTATACCCATCGACTTTAAGCCATCTCCAAAGTTGTTAGTTGTAAGTGTTTTGGCTGACGGAGTTTACCCTCATCCCTACACTCAACTTCGTGTTGTCCAAAATCCTCAACAGTCACTATTTTTTTCTAACAGCTACTATATTCCTCACTGGCCTCAACCTGGTATGATTCCTCGCAGCCCTAGTAGAGCCGATCGATTTGAAAATATCGGCTTTTTCGGTGCCATCTCAAATTTATCGCCAGAGCTTAAAAGCTTATCCTGGCAATCTCAGCTTGAGAAACTTGGATTGAAGTGGAGTATCGTAAAACCCAATTACTGGAATGATTACAGCAACATTGATGCCGTGCTGGCTGTTCGAGACTTTGAAAAACGTGACTATTTTCAAAAGCCTGCCACCAAGTTATTCAATGCTTGGCATTCAGGGGTACCTGCTATTCTAGGGTGTGAATCTGCCTTTCAGGCAGAACGTAAAAGCGACCTGGATTACATTGAAGTTTCTTCTGCAGATGAAGTTATAGCTGCTCTCAAACGACTTCGGGATGACGCGAATTTGCGTCAGGAAATGATTGAGAATGGTCGATTACGAGCCCAGGAAACTAGTATCAAAAGCCTCACAGCGCGATGGCGTGACTTTATCACACAGGTAGCGCTACCTGCTTATGAAGACTGGTGTTCAGCTTCTTATTTGAATCAACAATCTTTATTTATACAGCGGTTTTTAGCCAAAAAGATCGATGGGATCGACCATCGCTTTAAGAAAATCTTCACTGCTGCAAGAGACTGTTAA
- a CDS encoding GMC oxidoreductase, whose product MIIDARSLSLDKIIEADICIVGAGVAGITLAREFINQNVRVCLVESGGMESAPDTQSLCEGKIIGDRYPDLKKGRRRQFGGTSHAWEAPVGYKKFGWRCIPLDEIDFEQRDWLPYSGWPFTKSHLDSFYQRAHQVCQLGPFTYRVEDWEGSAGRRLPLNSDRLMTTMSQYASRNPFTQEYREEIGRTENIMTLLHATVIEIETDEAAHTVTRLRAACIGGKQFWLSAKVFILATGGIENARLLLLSSQRQQAGLGNQHDLVGRYFMERPIVSCGMLIPYSRKLFDRTGLYDVVSVKGVPVMARVRLTDEIMRREQLLNNGAQLFPRPQPRQKASTQALRSLLKSMGRAELSQDILKSLITVIRGGDYIAAAAFWSAIRQLPGLRRGDWSYLPYEKQRFSMFEVIYQIEQAPNPNNRVVLTSDRDFLGQNKAEIHWRLNDIDLRTVERVREIWVEEFAKAKLGDFKLSTSQGKLNFEQPAMYHHMGTTRMHDNPQKGVVDADCRVHGMTNLFIAGSSVFPTSGYANPTLTIIALAIRLAEKIKILMT is encoded by the coding sequence ATGATTATTGATGCGCGATCGCTCTCTCTAGACAAAATTATCGAAGCAGACATCTGTATTGTCGGAGCAGGAGTAGCAGGAATTACTCTAGCTCGTGAATTCATCAATCAGAATGTTCGGGTTTGTCTAGTAGAAAGTGGTGGAATGGAATCAGCTCCTGATACCCAATCTCTGTGTGAGGGAAAGATAATCGGCGATCGATATCCCGATTTAAAGAAAGGTCGTCGTCGTCAGTTTGGCGGCACTTCCCATGCTTGGGAAGCGCCCGTTGGCTACAAAAAATTTGGCTGGCGGTGTATTCCTTTAGACGAGATTGATTTTGAACAGCGGGATTGGCTACCTTACAGCGGTTGGCCGTTCACCAAGTCTCACCTCGATTCATTTTACCAGCGTGCCCATCAAGTCTGTCAGCTTGGCCCATTTACTTACCGCGTTGAAGATTGGGAGGGGTCTGCCGGACGTCGTTTGCCTCTTAATAGCGATCGCTTAATGACTACTATGAGCCAGTATGCCTCTCGTAACCCCTTCACCCAAGAGTATCGAGAGGAGATTGGACGAACTGAAAATATTATGACTTTGCTTCATGCCACAGTTATCGAAATTGAAACTGATGAAGCAGCTCATACGGTTACTCGTCTGCGAGCAGCCTGCATAGGGGGTAAACAGTTTTGGCTCTCAGCTAAGGTGTTTATCCTAGCAACCGGTGGCATTGAAAATGCCCGATTGCTATTGCTCTCCAGTCAAAGACAACAAGCAGGGCTGGGCAATCAACATGATTTGGTAGGTCGCTATTTTATGGAACGGCCAATCGTGAGTTGTGGGATGCTGATTCCTTACAGTCGCAAACTCTTCGATAGGACGGGGTTATACGACGTTGTTTCCGTAAAGGGTGTCCCTGTAATGGCAAGGGTCAGACTGACAGATGAGATCATGCGCCGCGAACAACTGCTCAACAACGGCGCGCAGTTATTTCCCAGACCTCAACCTCGACAAAAAGCATCGACCCAGGCTCTCAGGTCTCTGCTAAAGTCCATGGGTCGTGCTGAATTATCCCAAGATATTCTCAAGAGTCTAATTACAGTCATTCGTGGGGGCGATTACATTGCCGCCGCTGCCTTTTGGAGTGCGATACGGCAGCTACCTGGTTTGCGTCGAGGAGACTGGTCTTATCTACCATATGAGAAGCAACGATTTTCGATGTTTGAGGTAATTTATCAGATCGAACAAGCACCAAATCCTAATAATCGCGTTGTTCTTACCAGCGATCGCGATTTTTTAGGGCAAAACAAAGCAGAAATTCATTGGCGGTTGAATGATATAGATTTGCGCACGGTCGAGCGAGTTCGAGAAATTTGGGTAGAAGAATTTGCTAAAGCCAAATTGGGAGATTTTAAGCTTTCGACGAGTCAAGGAAAACTAAACTTTGAACAACCTGCCATGTATCATCATATGGGAACGACTCGGATGCACGATAATCCGCAAAAGGGAGTTGTAGATGCTGACTGCCGAGTTCATGGCATGACCAACCTGTTTATTGCTGGTAGTTCTGTTTTTCCAACATCGGGTTATGCCAATCCTACTTTGACAATAATCGCTCTAGCAATTCGACTGGCAGAGAAAATTAAAATTTTAATGACTTAA
- a CDS encoding NAD(P)-dependent oxidoreductase, translating into MIKIGVVGANGFIGNRIVEILDRDRTIEICPIFRTVEAMSHSPYCSLDCRIANALDRGALETAFQGCEVIIHSILGSSGLIRASVTTAYHAAQKAGVRRLIYLSSMCVHSQCPPPGTTEKSPLSKEQPFPYNAAKVEAERRLMKLRARGSVEVVIFRPGIVFGPRSRWVRELAEQLLQGTAYLVDEGKGICNTVYVDNLVEAIRLAIYVKEADKQAFFVGDKETVTWLEFYRPFAEALGIEPLKVSNVDVPEFSIPSWKQKLKTNIWNLELTQKLLSLISDKLKQTIKKRILKKSLFLNFNPQTQSSKPQTVVTKEMALLQQSQYKLPWKKAEKILGYKPTVSFQNGCRHSIDWLILNNYLK; encoded by the coding sequence ATGATCAAAATTGGTGTAGTCGGCGCAAATGGATTCATTGGCAATCGAATAGTGGAGATTTTAGATCGAGACAGAACAATAGAAATCTGTCCAATTTTTCGCACGGTAGAAGCAATGTCTCACTCGCCTTATTGTAGTTTAGATTGTCGTATTGCAAATGCCTTAGATCGAGGTGCTTTAGAAACAGCATTTCAAGGCTGTGAAGTTATAATTCATTCAATTCTTGGTAGTTCTGGATTGATTCGCGCTAGTGTGACAACTGCCTATCATGCCGCACAAAAAGCTGGTGTGCGCCGCCTGATTTATCTAAGTTCGATGTGCGTTCATAGCCAATGTCCACCTCCAGGAACAACAGAAAAAAGTCCTCTAAGTAAAGAGCAACCTTTTCCTTATAACGCTGCCAAAGTAGAGGCGGAAAGAAGGCTGATGAAACTAAGAGCACGAGGTTCTGTAGAAGTGGTCATTTTCAGACCTGGTATTGTTTTTGGGCCGCGATCGCGTTGGGTAAGGGAACTAGCCGAACAACTTTTACAGGGGACTGCCTATTTGGTCGATGAAGGAAAAGGCATTTGTAATACAGTTTATGTTGATAATTTAGTAGAAGCAATTCGCCTTGCAATTTATGTAAAAGAAGCCGATAAGCAAGCTTTTTTTGTTGGGGATAAGGAAACAGTTACTTGGTTAGAATTTTACCGTCCTTTTGCTGAAGCCCTGGGAATCGAGCCTCTTAAAGTTTCTAATGTTGATGTGCCTGAATTTTCCATTCCAAGTTGGAAGCAAAAACTTAAAACGAATATATGGAATTTAGAATTAACGCAAAAATTACTATCGCTTATTTCTGATAAATTAAAGCAAACAATAAAAAAAAGAATTCTTAAGAAAAGCTTATTTCTAAATTTCAACCCTCAAACACAATCATCAAAGCCGCAAACTGTTGTGACAAAAGAAATGGCATTATTACAACAGTCTCAGTACAAACTTCCTTGGAAAAAAGCAGAAAAAATTTTAGGTTATAAACCAACTGTTTCTTTTCAAAATGGTTGTCGTCATTCTATTGATTGGTTGATTTTAAATAATTATTTAAAGTAA
- a CDS encoding acyltransferase, which yields MNKFKKLLGIDLFRGLAVFAVIILHTDEGVDILPTAWSWVVKFSFFAVPFFLATAFYLSTRKLYYFNNKYKFSSRLYRLLIPYICWSIFYLVYKTAKYFAAGESDRIINLFSDPVGLFFFGGAAFHLYFLPLLATGTFTLKLIEYFIRNKTSTKTIVWLSLASLILYQVVLSSNNAFINGENIAFKYWLKYILPSESLSPIIRVFFVAIAFMIRCLPYATVAALINHPDNQKFSNKLIEQSFAIWLIAFITCNAFGQFLLPSALEELFRGYTALLAAIAVSRVLQESYLLASLGKCSFGIYFIHLFFVETFQSIAVRFFPNYGAQINTLTLLIVSILIFTISWIVTNLLMRSKKLSQLLYSY from the coding sequence ATGAATAAATTCAAGAAACTCTTAGGGATAGATTTATTTCGAGGGTTAGCAGTTTTTGCAGTAATTATTTTACATACTGATGAAGGAGTTGATATTTTACCTACTGCTTGGTCATGGGTAGTCAAATTTTCTTTTTTTGCAGTTCCTTTTTTTTTGGCTACTGCTTTCTATTTATCAACTAGAAAGCTTTATTACTTTAACAATAAATATAAATTTAGTTCACGGCTCTATCGTCTTTTAATCCCTTATATTTGTTGGTCAATTTTTTATCTAGTTTATAAAACTGCTAAATATTTTGCTGCAGGAGAATCTGACAGAATTATAAATTTATTTAGCGATCCCGTAGGATTGTTTTTTTTCGGGGGAGCGGCTTTTCATTTGTATTTTTTACCTTTACTTGCAACAGGAACATTTACTCTCAAATTAATAGAATACTTCATTCGTAACAAAACTTCTACAAAAACAATAGTTTGGTTATCTTTAGCTAGTCTGATACTATATCAGGTAGTTTTGTCATCTAATAATGCTTTTATAAACGGAGAAAATATTGCCTTCAAGTATTGGTTGAAATATATTTTACCTTCGGAAAGTTTATCTCCAATCATTAGAGTATTTTTTGTCGCAATAGCTTTTATGATTCGCTGTTTACCATATGCGACGGTTGCTGCTCTTATAAACCATCCAGATAATCAAAAGTTTAGCAACAAACTTATAGAGCAAAGTTTTGCTATTTGGTTGATAGCATTTATTACTTGTAATGCTTTTGGTCAATTTTTGCTGCCTTCTGCTCTTGAGGAACTTTTTCGAGGCTACACGGCTTTATTGGCTGCGATCGCAGTTTCTCGAGTTTTACAAGAAAGTTACTTGCTTGCTAGTTTAGGAAAGTGTTCTTTTGGAATTTATTTTATTCATTTGTTTTTCGTAGAGACATTTCAGTCAATTGCTGTTAGATTTTTTCCTAATTACGGAGCGCAAATAAATACATTAACTCTGTTGATTGTTTCTATCTTAATTTTCACAATTAGCTGGATAGTTACCAATTTACTGATGCGATCTAAGAAGCTATCTCAATTATTATATAGTTATTGA
- a CDS encoding glycosyltransferase family 4 protein, which produces MKILHLSTSDIEGGAARASYRLHQALLSKKSDSQMLVRAKFSSDREVIAEKSLLTKLGPPTTSWPLRFYPQRDRAMFSVQWFPDILSKKVKSINPDIINLHWVCNGFLQIETLAKFNKPIVWTLHDMWAFTGGCHYAGDCDNYQHTCGSCPHLKSNQKQDLSFWTKLRKEKAWYKLNLTIVSPSQWLGECARNSSLFKNKPVTVIPHGLDLKKYQPIDKSIARTILHLPLDKKLVLFSAVTGTSDLRKGFPLLEAALQSLSQSVWQDKIELVVVGSANINHFSNLGFKVHCLGQFYDDLSLAVAYSAVDVTVIPSTQEAFGQIASESLACGSPVVAFNTTGILDIVKHQQDGYLAVPFEIQDLARGITWILEDSQRYLQLCTRARQKAERAFPWSTQADRYLSLYDEILSKNK; this is translated from the coding sequence ATGAAAATTTTGCATCTCAGTACTTCAGATATTGAAGGCGGTGCTGCTCGCGCTAGTTATCGACTGCATCAGGCTTTATTGTCTAAAAAAAGCGATTCTCAAATGTTGGTAAGAGCAAAATTTAGTTCCGATCGAGAAGTAATTGCCGAAAAAAGCCTTTTGACAAAATTAGGTCCTCCAACTACTAGTTGGCCGCTCCGTTTTTATCCACAACGCGATCGGGCTATGTTTTCTGTGCAGTGGTTTCCCGATATACTATCTAAAAAAGTTAAATCAATTAATCCAGACATTATTAATTTACATTGGGTTTGCAATGGCTTTTTGCAAATAGAAACTTTGGCAAAATTTAATAAACCCATAGTCTGGACGTTACACGATATGTGGGCATTTACAGGTGGATGTCATTATGCGGGAGATTGTGACAACTACCAACATACTTGTGGTAGCTGTCCTCATTTAAAAAGTAACCAAAAGCAAGATTTATCTTTTTGGACCAAACTACGCAAAGAGAAAGCTTGGTATAAGTTAAATCTAACTATCGTCAGTCCCAGTCAGTGGTTAGGTGAATGCGCGCGTAATAGTTCTTTATTTAAAAATAAACCAGTAACAGTAATTCCTCATGGACTAGATCTTAAGAAGTATCAGCCAATTGACAAGTCTATAGCAAGGACGATTTTGCATTTACCTTTAGACAAAAAGTTAGTCTTGTTTAGTGCGGTAACTGGAACTAGCGATTTAAGAAAAGGATTTCCTCTTCTCGAAGCAGCTTTGCAGTCTCTCAGTCAATCTGTCTGGCAAGATAAAATCGAGCTAGTTGTAGTAGGCTCAGCTAATATTAACCACTTTTCTAATCTAGGATTTAAAGTTCATTGTCTCGGACAATTTTATGACGATCTCTCTCTAGCTGTTGCTTATTCTGCCGTAGATGTTACGGTTATTCCTTCCACACAAGAAGCATTCGGACAAATTGCTTCTGAATCTCTTGCCTGTGGTAGTCCAGTAGTTGCTTTTAATACTACGGGGATATTAGATATTGTCAAACACCAACAGGACGGTTATCTAGCAGTCCCTTTTGAAATTCAAGATTTAGCCAGAGGAATTACCTGGATATTAGAAGATTCTCAGCGTTATTTACAACTATGCACTCGCGCCCGTCAAAAAGCAGAACGAGCGTTTCCTTGGTCGACACAAGCCGACCGATATCTGTCTTTGTATGATGAAATACTATCTAAAAATAAATAA
- a CDS encoding glycosyltransferase family 4 protein, whose protein sequence is MEINNNIANGSERKLMLFDLAIGGHHGNYIKHLIDYWCQYDSLGSLDLVVLPKFLEIHQEVVKTISIYKHPKISLITITETEANALNSRKSGLNRLIRNFKEWDLFCHYAKLLQTTHSLIMYLDTCEIPLAAGKLSPCPFSGIYFRPTFHYSQFPGYKSSWKVKLQETRERITLSLILQHPQLKNIFCLDPFAVKHLQHFSTQTNIVYLPDPVEIDNLNSFDLASYLKKSLAIEPDRKVFLLFGALDSRKGIYQLLDAIAQLPEDLCQKLCLLLVGGTNATERAEIKLKLEIVCKVKSIQVIEHYEFVPAEEVSAYFQIADVILAPYQRHVGMSGILLLAAAAGKPVLSSNYGLMGEMVRRYELGLSIDSTVSDEIVKGLTKCLKKLPQQIGDSSKMQAFAKMNSAENYTNIIFENLKFEQM, encoded by the coding sequence ATGGAAATTAATAACAACATAGCTAATGGTAGCGAGCGAAAATTAATGCTTTTCGACCTGGCAATAGGAGGTCATCACGGTAATTATATCAAACATTTAATTGATTATTGGTGCCAGTATGACTCGCTTGGCAGTTTAGACCTTGTTGTTTTACCGAAGTTTTTAGAAATTCATCAAGAAGTAGTAAAAACTATCTCAATATACAAGCATCCTAAAATTAGTTTGATAACTATAACCGAAACTGAAGCAAACGCTTTAAATTCAAGAAAATCTGGTTTGAATAGGCTAATTCGCAACTTTAAAGAATGGGATTTATTTTGTCATTATGCCAAACTACTTCAAACAACTCACAGCTTAATTATGTATTTGGATACCTGTGAGATACCGTTAGCAGCAGGAAAATTGTCTCCCTGTCCTTTTTCAGGAATATATTTTCGTCCTACCTTTCACTATAGTCAGTTTCCTGGCTACAAGAGTTCTTGGAAAGTTAAATTACAAGAGACTAGAGAAAGAATTACTTTGTCTCTAATTCTCCAACACCCACAATTAAAAAATATTTTTTGCCTCGATCCTTTTGCAGTTAAACATTTACAACACTTTTCTACTCAAACAAACATTGTTTATTTACCAGATCCCGTGGAAATTGATAATTTAAATAGTTTTGATTTGGCCAGTTATTTAAAAAAAAGTTTAGCGATAGAGCCAGATAGAAAAGTTTTTCTGTTATTTGGAGCTTTAGATAGTCGTAAAGGAATCTATCAATTATTAGATGCTATTGCTCAGTTACCCGAAGATTTGTGTCAAAAATTATGTCTGCTTTTAGTTGGAGGAACTAATGCCACCGAGCGTGCCGAAATTAAGTTAAAGCTAGAAATAGTTTGTAAAGTCAAATCCATTCAAGTTATCGAACACTACGAGTTTGTCCCCGCAGAGGAAGTTTCTGCTTATTTTCAAATTGCCGATGTAATTCTAGCTCCCTATCAAAGACACGTAGGCATGAGTGGTATTTTATTGCTCGCTGCTGCTGCTGGTAAACCCGTTCTAAGTTCCAACTATGGGCTGATGGGAGAAATGGTAAGAAGATACGAACTTGGTTTGAGTATCGATTCTACTGTCTCTGACGAAATTGTTAAAGGATTAACCAAATGTCTGAAAAAGCTGCCTCAACAAATTGGCGATAGCTCTAAAATGCAAGCTTTTGCCAAGATGAATTCAGCAGAAAATTATACCAATATTATTTTTGAAAATCTTAAGTTTGAACAAATGTAG
- a CDS encoding acyltransferase, whose translation MGISILWIILYHLKYLDFGNIFPLFLFNYLKTIGYSGVDIFFLLSGFGLAFGWFQRKPKILEFYKKRLVRILPAYWIILFIHALVHLTYFNDFKLKGFTADLLGIGFLSSRSYNYWFIPSIIICYFLFPIIIYLLNTKLVEKKFIVNFWSILLVSTSLPLLLCLIAIITNKYQLLIFFTRLPDFILGVIIGILFHRKKCSLKYLKLNSFTIILICFFGFLFLFLVNFCVQKNINERYGFFWYPLMFFTFPLCLVLSSLCKWIDENFVALKNCLSFCGKYSLEIYLAHSMVFDILHQFINSFGSTMVLTIINITLYIICVSISFLLALFVKRLTNIFHKQVLEVTKCQSRI comes from the coding sequence ATGGGTATTTCTATCCTATGGATTATTTTATATCACTTAAAATACCTGGATTTTGGTAATATATTCCCACTATTTTTGTTCAATTATTTAAAAACAATTGGTTATAGTGGAGTAGATATATTTTTTCTTTTGTCAGGTTTTGGATTGGCTTTTGGATGGTTTCAAAGAAAGCCTAAAATTTTAGAATTTTACAAAAAAAGACTTGTTAGAATTTTACCAGCGTATTGGATTATTTTATTTATTCATGCACTCGTTCATCTTACATATTTTAATGACTTCAAGCTAAAAGGATTTACAGCAGATTTATTAGGAATTGGTTTCCTTAGTTCGCGCAGTTACAATTACTGGTTTATACCTTCAATTATTATATGTTATTTTTTATTTCCTATAATTATTTATTTATTAAATACAAAACTTGTTGAAAAAAAATTTATTGTCAATTTTTGGAGTATATTGCTTGTTTCAACAAGTTTACCATTGTTGCTCTGTTTAATTGCCATCATAACAAACAAATATCAATTACTAATTTTTTTCACTCGCTTACCTGATTTTATTCTAGGTGTAATAATCGGAATTTTGTTCCATCGTAAAAAATGTAGTTTAAAATACCTAAAATTAAATTCATTTACAATAATTTTAATTTGCTTTTTTGGGTTTTTGTTTTTATTTTTGGTTAATTTTTGTGTACAAAAAAATATTAATGAGCGATATGGTTTTTTTTGGTATCCATTGATGTTTTTTACTTTTCCTCTATGTTTAGTTTTATCATCTTTATGTAAATGGATTGATGAAAATTTTGTCGCTTTGAAAAATTGTCTATCATTTTGTGGTAAATATAGTCTTGAAATTTATTTAGCTCATTCAATGGTTTTTGATATTTTGCATCAATTTATCAATTCTTTCGGTTCAACAATGGTACTTACTATCATAAATATTACACTATATATAATTTGTGTCAGTATTTCATTTTTATTAGCTTTATTTGTTAAAAGACTGACTAACATTTTTCATAAACAAGTTTTGGAGGTGACCAAGTGTCAATCGCGCATATAG
- a CDS encoding glycosyltransferase family 4 protein, which translates to MSIAHIVNKRIAWLLPAMGTGGISFQHIIAEFVRELPKTIVYTGQWPGYAAGFENTFVVKEVGTTKFIEINKTSQGYNIGFSLASPEIIWHLIKFRPQIIFANAFSIWTAIAIVLKFFFSWKVIIIYEGGSPGIDYRDSFLRLFSRRFMVKLADAFVVNGKSAQKYFLEVLKAKKKQVFSRPFLVPSIKALTQYTEQEKPRLNSLLKRPIFLYVGQIVPRKNLKTLLEACLSLNRLNYRDYSLLIVGDGEQRQELESFVSTNGLEQQVKWIGQVEYKYLGVYFQQADIFVFPTYEDIWGMVLTESMAFGKPVICSLGAKAVEMIVEGENGFVFNPEQPQQLVKYMIQFLENPNLIKIMGQKSRQIMVSHTPTDATESFIQAVDVVNAKL; encoded by the coding sequence GTGTCAATCGCGCATATAGTTAATAAACGCATTGCATGGTTACTTCCTGCAATGGGAACTGGAGGAATTTCGTTTCAACACATCATTGCTGAATTTGTCCGAGAGTTGCCCAAAACAATTGTATATACTGGGCAATGGCCTGGTTATGCAGCAGGATTTGAAAATACTTTTGTTGTTAAAGAGGTTGGGACAACTAAATTTATTGAAATTAACAAAACTAGTCAAGGATATAATATAGGTTTTTCTTTAGCTTCTCCTGAAATTATTTGGCATTTAATAAAATTCCGACCTCAAATAATTTTTGCCAATGCTTTTTCTATTTGGACGGCAATAGCGATCGTTTTGAAATTTTTCTTTAGTTGGAAAGTCATCATTATTTATGAAGGAGGTTCACCTGGTATCGACTATCGTGATTCTTTCCTACGTTTGTTCTCTCGTCGATTCATGGTAAAATTAGCAGATGCTTTTGTAGTCAATGGAAAATCAGCACAAAAGTATTTTTTAGAAGTATTAAAAGCTAAAAAAAAGCAAGTTTTTTCTCGTCCTTTTCTAGTACCAAGTATCAAAGCTTTAACCCAATATACGGAACAGGAAAAACCACGACTAAATTCTTTGCTGAAGCGTCCTATTTTTCTCTATGTCGGACAAATAGTTCCCAGAAAAAACTTAAAAACACTTTTAGAAGCTTGTTTGTCTTTGAACAGGTTAAATTATCGAGACTATTCGCTTCTTATTGTTGGTGATGGAGAACAACGTCAAGAGCTAGAATCTTTTGTTTCTACTAATGGTTTAGAACAACAAGTTAAATGGATTGGTCAAGTCGAATACAAATATTTAGGTGTTTATTTCCAACAGGCTGATATTTTTGTTTTTCCAACTTATGAAGATATTTGGGGTATGGTACTTACTGAATCAATGGCTTTCGGTAAACCCGTTATCTGTTCTCTAGGAGCAAAAGCTGTAGAAATGATTGTAGAAGGTGAAAATGGTTTTGTTTTCAATCCAGAACAACCACAGCAGTTGGTGAAATACATGATTCAGTTTTTAGAAAATCCTAATCTTATTAAAATTATGGGACAAAAATCTCGACAGATAATGGTTAGTCATACTCCAACAGATGCAACCGAATCTTTTATTCAAGCAGTAGATGTTGTAAATGCTAAACTTTAA